One region of Deinococcus wulumuqiensis R12 genomic DNA includes:
- a CDS encoding TlpA family protein disulfide reductase, whose amino-acid sequence MLTPDGLGLGPLALSWASLTLLLGVLTWTALARWPGAGVALGVSLLAARLWAAAPGLASSRPLLDNVLDVLDPRRGDWAWGAGLTAGVLFLACSGRQTLRRAVRPLLLSVLAGALPLLLRPAPSAVQVTAAPLPGLSADRTFLPAPLPRPTVLNFWATWCGPCRSELPLLAHEQRRGGAVTLVNVGESPAQVQGFLRSSAPGLRTRTGGDALAAQLRVTAFPTTVVLGPQGQVLARHLGPLSAAQLRRLVRLTEASATQGSEAP is encoded by the coding sequence ATGCTGACCCCCGACGGTCTGGGCCTCGGGCCACTCGCGCTGAGCTGGGCGAGTCTGACGCTGCTGCTCGGCGTGCTGACCTGGACAGCGCTGGCCCGCTGGCCGGGCGCGGGCGTGGCCCTGGGCGTGAGCCTGCTGGCCGCGCGGCTGTGGGCGGCGGCACCGGGGCTGGCGTCCTCGCGCCCGCTGCTGGACAACGTGCTCGATGTGCTCGACCCCCGCCGGGGAGACTGGGCCTGGGGCGCGGGGCTGACGGCTGGGGTGCTGTTTCTGGCGTGTTCAGGCCGCCAGACACTGCGCCGGGCGGTGCGCCCCCTGCTCCTGAGCGTGCTGGCGGGCGCTTTGCCGTTGCTGCTGCGGCCCGCGCCGTCCGCCGTGCAGGTCACCGCCGCCCCACTGCCGGGGCTGAGCGCGGACCGGACCTTCCTGCCCGCGCCCCTGCCGCGTCCCACCGTCCTGAACTTCTGGGCCACATGGTGCGGACCGTGCCGCTCGGAACTGCCGCTGCTGGCGCACGAACAGCGGCGGGGCGGGGCGGTCACGCTGGTCAACGTGGGCGAGTCACCCGCGCAGGTGCAGGGCTTCCTGCGTTCGAGTGCGCCGGGCCTGCGAACCCGCACCGGAGGGGACGCGCTGGCCGCGCAGCTGCGGGTCACGGCCTTTCCGACGACGGTGGTGCTTGGGCCGCAGGGACAGGTGCTGGCACGGCACCTCGGCCCGCTGAGTGCGGCGCAACTGCGGCGGCTGGTGCGGCTGACAGAGGCAAGCGCGACTCAAGGTTCAGAGGCACCGTAG